The Punica granatum isolate Tunisia-2019 chromosome 4, ASM765513v2, whole genome shotgun sequence genome has a window encoding:
- the LOC116203905 gene encoding 18.1 kDa class I heat shock protein-like, giving the protein MAKPNGPSFMLAAASVMSVLLLVMAPRAGALMPFSRSLWDAMILPNDDPFRILEQSPLNFPKGAETLALARADWKETTSEHVITLDVPGMKKEDVKIEVEDNRVLRISGERKTEEEVEGEKWHRAERTAGKFWRQFRLPMNADLDRIKAHLEDGVLKITVPKIAEEKRRQPKVIDIAGSESSGEDIKATKAEM; this is encoded by the exons ATGGCGAAGCCGAACGGGCCATCCTTCATGCTTGCTGCTGCTTCGGTTATGTCCGTATTACTGCTAGTGATGGCACCCCGAGCAGGGGCCTTGATGCCCTTCTCGCGATCCCTCTGGGATGCCATGATTCTCCCTAACGACGACCCTTTCCGGATTCTCGAGCAGTCGCCCCTGAACTTCCCCAAGGGCGCTGAGACCTTAGCTCTAGCACGGGCCGACTGGAAGGAGACCACGTCCGAGCACGTGATCACACTCGACGTCCCCGGCATGAAGAAGGAAGATGTGAAGATCGAGGTCGAGGACAACAG GGTTTTAAGGATCAGCGGCGAGAGGAAAACCGAGGAGGAGGTCGAGGGCGAGAAGTGGCACCGGGCGGAGAGGACCGCTGGCAAGTTCTGGAGGCAGTTCCGTCTGCCTATGAATGCGGATTTGGACCGCATCAAGGCACACTTGGAAGACGGGGTCCTGAAAATCACCGTGCCTAAGATTGCCGAGGAGAAGAGGAGGCAGCCGAAGGTCATCGACATTGCCGGGTCCGAATCTTCCGGGGAGGACATCAAGGCCACTAAAGCCGAGATGTGA